The following proteins come from a genomic window of Mustela lutreola isolate mMusLut2 chromosome 6, mMusLut2.pri, whole genome shotgun sequence:
- the LOC131833681 gene encoding cytochrome c oxidase subunit 7A2, mitochondrial codes for MLRNLLALRQIAQRTISTASRRQFENKVPEKQKLFQEDNGIPVHLKGGVADALLYRATMVLTVGGTAYAIYQLAMASFPKKQD; via the exons ATGCTGCGGAATCTGCTG GCTCTTCGTCAGATTGCCCAGAGGACCATAAGTACTGCTTCACGCAGGCAGTTTGAAAATAAAgttccagagaaacaaaagctgTTTCAg GAGGATAATGGAATTCCAGTGCATCTGAAGGGTGGAGTAGCTGATGCCCTCCTGTATAGAGCTACTATGGTGCTTACAGTTGGTG gaacaGCATATGCCATATATCAGCTAGCTATGGCTTCATTTCCCAAGAAGCAGGATTGA